The proteins below come from a single Zea mays cultivar B73 chromosome 8, Zm-B73-REFERENCE-NAM-5.0, whole genome shotgun sequence genomic window:
- the LOC100285907 gene encoding uncharacterized LOC100285907 (The RefSeq protein has 1 substitution compared to this genomic sequence), with product MSGGNAWSPLPSHGFGSESSGMANRAGEPVARTNSDGGGGGSKDSGSFECNICLDLAQDPVVTLCGHLFCWPCLYEWLHVHAHSQECPVCKAVVEEGKLVPLYGRGGSSAVPRARSVAGVEIPSRPTGQRPSTAPQPDHNNHYPHQNPWFNGAGAPPLANGRWGSYTFSAAIGGLFPLLSFQVHGFPQATAYGPAAGFPYGYGHSFHGWHGHGFPRQAPQGQQVDAYLKVLLLAVGVLVIASLIAF from the exons GTAACGCATGGTCGCCACTGCCTTCGCACGGATTTGG ATCCGAGTCTAGCGGCATGGCGAATCGCGCCGGCGAGCCTGTGGCGAGGACCAACAgcgatggcggcggcggcggcagcaaggactCGGGCAGCTTCGAGTGCAACATCTGCCTGGACCTGGCGCAGGACCCCGTGGTCACCCTATGCGGCCACCTCTTCTGCTGGCCCTGCCTCTACGAGTGGCTCCACGTTCACGCGCACTCTCAGGAGTGCCCCGTCTGCAAGGCCGTCGTCGAGGAGGGGAAACTCGTCCCCCTCTACGGCCGTGGTGGCAGCTCCGCCGTACCCCGTGCAAGGTCGGTGGCCGGTGTGGAAATCCCGAGCAGGCCGACCGGGCAGCGGCCCTCCACTGCCCCGCAGCCGGACCACAATAACCATTACCCGCACCAGAACCCCTGGTTCAATGGTGCTGGCGCCCCCCCTGTGGCTAATGGTAGGTGGGGGAGTTACACTTTCTCGGCCGCCATCGGAGGGCTGTTCCCGTTGCTGAGCTTCCAGGTGCACGGATTCCCGCAGGCGACTGCCTATGGGCCTGCTGCAGGGTTTCCTTATGGGTACGGCCATTCTTTCCATGGGTGGCATGGCCATGGCTTCCCGCGCCAGGCACCACAAGGCCAGCAGGTCGATGCGTACTTGAAGGTGCTGCTGCTGGCAGTTGGTGTGCTTGTAATTGCCAGCCTAATCGCATTTTAG
- the LOC100282894 gene encoding uncharacterized protein LOC100282894 produces MSWFARSIAATLSSAHSDDDESEPASGDNSPPRASDPTSAETGESDEQPDTPSRGVKGDISELTESLTRRFWGVASFLAPPPTEGETEEEEEETAAAAEVPQSPRIDGIRSDLAEIGGRVKTGISMLSNAGAVAEISRFASSFLPFGPGDQGEEEEGEAVGVTEEVVVFVGNISKHPKTWLDFPLFVDDRHADDFELSDEQYGHAVAIERLVPSLSYLRTELCSTNMSEACFWKIYFVLLHSKLSKQDAEILSTPQILEAREGLLQSSPTKHKLLSESRNTTEPEESELSPASIQNKHGVSEAPSFQELTSDPVPNVEADKHPISSTEAEIVDKSVIQEELVMKTEAKSLPTEESNPDPADDDDEKEVDDWLQDVDSVPSKTGNNTAVGEEEDVSFSDLEDD; encoded by the exons ATGTCATGGTTCGCTCGCTCCATCGCTGCCACACTTTCATCTGCCCACTCTGACGACGATGAATCCGAGCCCGCCTCCGGCGACAACAGCCCGCCGCGCGCCTCCGACCCCACCAGCGCCGAGACCGGTGAGTCCGATGAGCAGCCGGACACCCCGAGCCGCGGCGTTAAGGGCGACATCTCGGAGCTGACCGAGTCCCTCACCCGCCGGTTCTGGGGCGTTGCCTCCTTCCTCGCGCCACCGCCAACTGAAGGAGAGActgaagaggaggaggaggagacagcCGCCGCCGCGGAGGTGCCTCAGTCCCCACGGATCGACGGGATCCGGAGTGACCTGGCGGAGATCGGGGGCAGGGTGAAGACCGGCATCTCGATGCTGTCGAACGCCGGCGCGGTGGCGGAGATCTCCAGGTTCGCGTCATCGTTCCTGCCATTCGGTCCCGGGGATCAGGGGGAGGAGGAAGAGGGCGAGGCGGTCGGTGTGACCGAGGAGGTAGTGGTGTTCGTCGGTAACATCTCAAAGCATCCGAAGACATGGCTCGATTTCCCCTTGTTTGTTGATGACCGACACGCAGATG ATTTTGAACTATCAGATGAACAGTATGGACATGCAGTTGCTATAGAGCGGCTTGTACCAAGCCTATCATACCTCAGGACTGAGCTTTGCTCTACCAATATGAGTGAAGCGTGCTTCTGGAAGATATATTTTGTGCTTCTCCATTCGAAACTCAGCAAGCAAGATGCTGAAATTCTTTCAACACCACAA ATCCTGGAAGCAAGAGAAGGACTACTGCAAAGTTCACCGACAAAGCACAAGCTGTTATCAGAAAGCAGGAATACTACAGAACCTGAAGAGAGTGAGTTGTCACCGGCAAGCATCCAAAACAAGCATGGAGTATCTGAAGCGCCGTCATTCCAAGAACTAACTTCTGACCCTGTGCCTAATGTTGAGGCTGACAAGCATCCTATCTCAAGTACTGAGGCAGAAATAGTTGACAAGTCTGTAATTCAAGAAGAGTTGGTGATGAAAACTGAGGCCAAGAGTTTACCCACTGAGGAATCTAACCCTGACCctgcggatgatgatgatgaaaaaGAAGTAGATGATTGGCTACAGGATGTCGACTCTGTGCCCAGCAAAACTGGCAACAATACTGCAGTTGGGGAGGAGGAAGATGTATCCTTCAGTGATCTAGAGGATGACTGA
- the LOC103636615 gene encoding probable xyloglucan glycosyltransferase 1: MPQWWGREARGGGGGGGTSVVVKMESPDWAVREPEAARGKAGRGKNARQITWVLLLKAHRAAGKLTGAASAALSVAAAARRRVAAGRTDADADAGAGAGAAPHGESPALRTRLYGFLRASLVLSMLLLAADVAAHLQGWHLLAVDVPDLLAVEGLFAAGYASWVRVRLQYLAPALQFLANACVLLFLVQSADRLILCLGCLWIKLRGIKPVPNAAGKGPDDVEAGTGEFPMVLVQIPMCNEKEVYQQSIGAVCGLDWPRPNFLVQVLDDSDDAATSALIKEEVERWQREGVRILYRHRVIRDGYKAGNLKSAMNCSYVKDYEFVVIFDADFQPQPDFLKRTVPHFKGNEDVGLVQARWSFVNKDENLLTRLQNINLCFHFEVEQQVNGIFLNFFGFNGTAGVWRIKALEDSGGWMERTTVEDMDIAVRAHLKGWKFLFLNDVECQCELPESYEAYRKQQHRWHSGPMQLFRLCFVDIIKSKIGFWKKFNLIFLFFLLRKLILPFYSFTLFCIILPMTMFIPEAELPAWVVCYIPATMSLLNILPAPKSFPFIVPYLLFENTMSVTKFNAMVSGLFQLGSAYEWVVTKKSGRSSEGDLIALVEKQPKQQRVGSAPNLESLTKESSSLKRDSKRKKHNRIYRKELALSFLLLTAAARSLLSVQGIHFYFLLFQGVSFLVVGLDLIGEQVE; the protein is encoded by the exons ATGCCGCAGTGGTGGGGCCGGGAGGCgcggggtggcggcggcggcggcggcacgtCGGTGGTGGTGAAGATGGAGAGCCCGGACTGGGCCGTCCGGGAGCCAGAGGCGGCGAGGGGGAAGGCCGGCCGCGGCAAGAACGCTCGCCAGATCACGTGGGTGCTTCTGCTCAAGGCGCACCGCGCCGCGGGGAAGCTCACGGGCGCCGCCTCCGCCGCGCTGTCCGTCGCCGCGGCCGCGCGGAGGCGGGTGGCGGCGGGGCGGaccgacgccgacgccgacgccggcgccggcgccggcgccgcgccGCACGGGGAGAGCCCCGCACTGCGCACCAGGCTCTACGGCTTCCTCCGCGCCTCTCTCGTCCTCTCCATGctcctcctcgccgccgacgtcgCCGCGCACCTCCAGGGCTGGCACCTCCTCGCCGTCGACGTCCCCGACCTGCTCGCCGTCGAGGGTCTCTTCGCCGCCGGGTACGCGTCCTGGGTGCGCGTCCGCCTCCAGTACCTCGCGCCGGCGCTGCAGTTCCTGGCGAACGCGTGCGTCCTGCTCTTCTTGGTCCAGAGCGCCGACCGCCTTATCCTCTGCCTCGGCTGCCTCTGGATCAAGCTCAGGGGCATCAAGCCAGTTCCCAATGCTGCTGGCAAAGGGCCAGACGACGTCGAGGCCGGCACCGGGGAGTTCCCCATGGTGCTCGTGCAGATTCCGATGTGCAACGAGAAGGAG GTGTACCAGCAATCTATTGGTGCTGTTTGCGGTCTGGACTGGCCACGGCCCAACTTCTTGGTGCAGGTGCTAGACGACTCTGATGATGCTGCCACTTCAGCGCTTATTAAAGAGGAGGTGGAGAGGTGGCAACGTGAAGGCGTTCGCATATTGTACCGACACCGGGTAATTCGTGATGGCTACAAGGCTGGAAATCTCAAGTCAGCCATGAACTGCAGCTATGTGAAAGATTATGAGTTTGTTGTTATCTTTGACGCTGATTTTCAACCCCAGCCAGACTTCCTGAAGCGAACTGTGCCCCATTTCAAG GGAAATGAGGATGTTGGGCTAGTTCAGGCAAGGTGGTCTTTTGTGAACAAGGATGAGAACTTGTTAACTAGGCTGCAAAACATAAACCTGTGCTTCCACTTTGAGGTGGAGCAGCAGGTTAATGGGATCTTCCTCAATTTCTTTGGATTCAACGGAACGGCTGGAGTGTGGAGAATAAAGGCACTTGAGGATTCAGGTGGGTGGATGGAGAGGACAACAGTGGAGGACATGGATATTGCTGTCCGAGCACACCTCAAGGGCTGGAAGTTTCTGTTCCTTAACGATGTTGAG TGCCAGTGTGAATTGCCAGAGTCATATGAGGCATATCGAAAACAGCAACACCGATGGCATTCTGGTCCAATGCAGTTATTTAGACTATGCTTTGTGGATATTATCAAATCGAAG ATTGGATTTTGGAAGAAGTTCAACCTCATATTCCTTTTCTTTCTCCTTCGCAAGCTTATTTTGCCCTTCTATTCCTTCACCCTTTTCTGTATCATTCTTCCCATGACAATGTTCATTCCTGAAGCCGAGCTCCCTGCCTGGGTCGTGTGCTACATTCCGGCAACCATGTCCTTGCTGAACATCCTCCCAGCCCCCAAATCGTTCCCGTTCATTGTCCCCTATCTCCTGTTTGAGAATACCATGTCAGTAACCAAATTCAACGCCATGGTTTCTGGCCTGTTCCAGCTCGGGAGCGCCTACGAGTGGGTTGTCACCAAGAAATCAGGCCGTTCTTCCGAGGGCGACCTCATCGCCCTTGTCGAGAAGCAGCCTAAACAGCAAAGGGTAGGGTCTGCACCCAACCTTGAGTCACTTACAAAGGAGTCTTCCAGTCTCAAAAGGGACTCCAAAAGGAAGAAACACAATAGGATATACAGGAAGGAGCTGGCACTCTCCTTCCTTCTCCTAACAGCCGCTGCTCGGAGCCTGCTATCGGTGCAAGGGATACATTTCTACTTCCTTCTGTTCCAAGGGGTGTCGTTCTTGGTTGTTGGGCTCGATCTAATCGGTGAGCAAGTCGAGTGA